The window TTTGTTTTAGAATATTATTCCATTAATTTTGATTCAACGTGTACGTAAACTATCAATAGGGTACACAGAATTATACATCTGCCAGGATCTATCTGGAAATAAACATCCCTGTTAATCATTCCACTGAAATAATCAACTATGTATAATTTTACTAATCACTAAAAAAATGAGATCAAAAAGAAAACTATGGTATTGCTTTTTAGCAGGCCTGTTAGGTGTTGTTTCCTGTTCAAAGGATAAACAAAGTTTAATCACCGAAAAACAACCGGAAAAAGGTTTAAAAACAACATCAACCAGTTCAATTGTCAGCTATGTGAAGGATAACAGCACATCCGTTACCAAACTTGAATCTGATAAAGTAGGCGGAGTATTTCCTAAATATGTTGTCTATTCTATCGGCCCGCTAACTGTTGAGGCGGCAGATGTTGTTTCGGCGCACCTGCAACGTGAACTTACCTGGACGGGTACCAACGAAATTTCTGCCAATTGCGGTATTGTTGTAGCAACATCAGCCACATGCAGGGACAATACGGATCCTGGTTTCCTGGGCATGTTATCCCCGTTTTGCGGAAATAACCTGGTTGTTGGCGCGGAAGGTAATTCTGAGATTCTGACCCGCACGGGCTCTTATCAATTTGCAGCGGCATCAAGCTCTATCTATATAAATGCAGTATTTTACGCTGCTAACCTGGGGACGCCGGGTGCAGGTATTGATATGGACTTGCCGGTAGGAAGTAATTATGGCGAACTGGTATCTGTAGTAGAACGTGGGGTTCAGCGATATTCAAGTACTACTCATAATACACCATACGGAACCTGGTGGTTCGGCACCGGTTATGCCATACCAATTGGCGGTACCCAGTACGTTGACAATTCAATCGGGCCCCTGACTATCGCGCCAAACACTATGGTAGATATACGGTACCAAACAGAAGTAACCGCTGATATAGCCAACGGTACAGACCCTGCCCAAACATTGGGAAGAAAAACCATTTATACTACATCTGCAACCTCTACTACAGGCACTAACTTTACCAGCCCCAGCCAGCATGGGATTGTAAAATACGAACGGCATGATGTATCATCGCACGTAGGCGGGGCATTTTTTGGCTCAACAGGCGCCACTAACGCATATTTTAATTCAGTAGTATGGTCATATGGTGGGTCAGGTTCTCCGTTACAACTTGAAAACGGAGGCTCAGCCAGCCTGCTTTATGGTAGCTGTGCCGTTGAAACCCGGCCATACGTATATTTTAGTCAGGACCTTTCGCGAAATATTACCACAGTTAGCAGTACGCCACAGGTGCTTTACTCAGTCGGGCCAGTTGATATTGATGCCAATCAGGTTGTCGAGATCAGATATGTGGCGGCTTTCGGTGCGCCGGCCAGCCTCACACCCTTTAATTCCAGCATTATCAGGGCCACATCTCCTACAGCTACAACAGGTGTTACTGTACAGCCGGCGCTTTATCGTAAATACGGGCCTTCTTATGTTTATAACCAGGCTATACATTCTACAGCGGAAAGGCCAACTACTGCTTTAACCGGGCAGTACTATAATGTAATAGTAACATTGCCAAGCGGCGGCTCTCTTCCGGTGATAGATTGGGGTGAATTAGAAGTAGTTAAACGATAATAATTGGTGCCATGGTTGGCAATAATGTATAAAAGCCCTTGTTGGAATTTACCGACAAGGGCTTTTTGTTTCGAATATCTGGTAATAAACACGGTGAATTTAAAATTGGGAACGTTTCCGGAGATTTAGTCGCCGAATTGTTACCAATAAGCAATTGTTATGGGTTTCAAAAAAGTAAATTTACAGAACAATATAACCCTCAATTCGCCATGAAGTATAATACCCCGCTAATAAAAGTGGTTTTTGGTTCAATTATTTTAACTGTGCTTAATACAGTTTTTATATCGAAAGCACTGTCACAAAACCAGGCAAAAACATATGCCTATACCCGGGTTGATCCGGCTCCCTTTGCCGATAATGCCGGTCATTGGTATGCTATTTTTGATAAAAAGAATATCATTAACGCCCGCCCCGGCAGGCCAAAATACGATGCGACCGAAATAACTAATATTGCCGATAATATCCTGCTGTTCCAAAAAAGTAACGGAGGCTGGCCAAAGAACTACGACATTTTTGCTAAACTGACCAACGACCAGAAGGATAGCGTAAGCGCCGCCCGAAACGAATTGAACACCACTTACGATAATGGCAGCACTTATACACAAATAGCCGTGTTGGCTAATGTGTATACCGTTACTAAAAATGAGAAATACAAAACCGGAGCCCTGAAAGGTTTCGATTTTATACTGAAATCGCAATATAAAAATGGCGGCTGGCCACAATATTATCCCCTGGAAAATAATTATAGCAGGTGTATAACCTTAAACGATGGGGTATTTGAAGGAATAATGCGATTATTAAAAGATGTTCAGGACGATAAACCGGAATATGCTTTTATTGATGCTAAGTATCGCGCTAAGCTGGCTGCCGCTTACAATAATGGCCTGCAATGCCTTCTGAAAATGCAGATAAACGATAATGGTAAGCCCACGGCTTGGTGTCAACAGCATGATGAGGTTACGCTGCAACCGGCTTGGGCCCGCAAGTTTGAACCACCAAGCATTTCCAACGGTGAAAGCTCCGGCATAGTATTATTTTTAATGAGTATCGATCATCCTCAAAAAGGGGTTATTGATGCCGTGCAAAACGCTGTAAATTGGTTTCAGGAATCAAAAATTTACAATACTCGTGTAAAAAGTATTCCGGCACCACGTATGGTTACACCCTTTCGCGTATCTACCGGAGATAGGGTAGTAGTAACCGATACTACGGCGCCGCCTATATGGACACGTTACTACGAGTTGAAAACCCATAGGCCTTTGTTCTGCAACCGGGATAGCAAAGTAGTATACTCGCTGGCTGAAGTTGACCGTGAGCGGCGCGATGGTTATGGCTGGTATACTTATGCCCCGCAAAAAGTGCTGGACCAGTACCCAACATGGCAAAAAAAATGGGCTGCCGATAATAATGTGTTAGAGAAAAAATAAGCTTCAATTACATATATCTATTAGTGCCACTGCTAATTGATGTTTGGAAATATCAAATTGATGATATACCTTCGGTAACGTAAACAATCGATTGCATACTATCACATGAATACTCGTAAACTCTTGTTGGCAGCAAGCCTGATTGCTGTTTCTATATTGGTAATTACCTGTAAAAATTTAAGAAATGGTAGAAGCGGCCATTATCAAAGCCAAATATTAAGAGATGCCGCAGGCAACGTTATCGTGAACCCGCACCCGGCCAATACTTACTTATCTCCACAGGAAAGTATGCAGAACTTTGTGCTCCCAAAAGGATATCACATGCAACTGGTGGCCAGCGAACCCATGATAAGTAAACCGGTGGCTATAGTATGGGATGGCAATGGCGCCATGTATGTTGCCGAGATGAATACTTACATGGAAGATGTGGATGGCACAGGCGAAAGCAATAGGACATGTAAAATTAAAAAGCTGGAAGATACCAATGGCGACGGTGTGATGGATAAGGCCACAGTATTTATTGATAGTTTGTTATTGCCGCGTATGATCATGACGCTGGACGATCGTCTTTTAGTGAACGAAACTTACTCTAACAATATTTATAGCTATAGAGATACCAAGGGTACAGGCCATGCCGATGAAAAAAAACTGGTTTATCGCAACGATGTTGTTAGTACGGCCAATTTAGAGCATCAAAAAAGCGGACTTGTATGGAATATAGACAACCGTATTTATGTAACATATGATGATTTGCGATACAAATATGCCAATGGTAAACTGGATGCAGAAAAACTCCACGAAAATGCAGGCGGGCAATGGGGGCTGGCTACAGATGATTATGGACGAATATTTTATTCTGTAGCCGGTGCGGAGAACCCGGCCTCAAATTTTCATCAAAACCCTTTTTACGGCCGCCTGGACATAAAAGACCAGTTTAACGAGTTTTTTCAGGAGCCCTGGCCAATTATAGCTACGCCCGATGTGCAGGGTGGCGTAAAAAGGTTACGTCCTGATAGCACCCTGAACCACTTTACAGGTTGTAACGGGCAATCCATATACCGTGGCGATAAGTTACCAGCTGATTTAAAAGGCGACTACATATTATGCGAACCCGTTGGCCGGCTTGTCCGACGTGCAAAGGTTATTGATAATGATGGAAAAATAACACTGGAAAACGCCTATTACAAAAAAGAGTTTATTGCTTCGGCCGATGTAAATTTTCGCCCGGTTAATTCAGCCACTGGCCCCGACGGTTGTTTATACATTGTTGACATGTACAACGGTATAATACAAGAAAGTAACTGGACAAAGGAAGGCAGTTATTTAAGGCCTCAGATATTGAGAAAGGGTTTAGAGAAACACACTGGCCGCGGACGCATTTACAGGGTTGTGTATGATGGTATAAAACCATTAAAAACCCGCCCTAATATGTTAAACGAACCAGGTTCAGCCCTGGTAAAATACCTATCGCACCCTAATGGGTGGTGGCGCGATAATGCCCAGAAGCTGTTAGTGATACGCGGCGAGAGATCGGTAGTGCCGGCATTGAACCAACTTGCAGCTAACTCCCAAAACACCATAGCCCGGATACATGCGCTTTGGACCCTCAATGGTTTAAATTCGCTTAGTGACGACCTGCTTTTTGCAAGTTTGAAAGATAAGGATACCCACCTGCGCAAAACCGCGGTTTGGATAGCCGAAGACCGCATGAGAATAGACAAAGCTGTATTGCCACAATTGGCCTTGCTTAAAGATGATCCCAGCGCCGATGTCCGTTTTCAGCTATCATTAACGCTGCGTTATAATGAAACAGTCGAAGCTCAGGACCTGGAAAAATACCTTATTCAGCATTATCCGAATGACCAAGTGATGATTGCATCAAACACCAAATATACTGACGCTATTATTGCAAAAAAGAAGCGCGACGAAGCGGAACGGTTATTAAAGGAAACTGATAGACTGTTAGTGAATAACGGGGCAATAATTTTTAAGACACTGTGTGCTACGTGCCACGGCTTGGATGGTAAAGGGATTGCCATTGGTGGTAAGGAAATGCCTGCGCCGCCGCTTGCCGGCGCGCCTGACGTTAATGGCAGCCCTGAAAAATTGGTGCGGATATTACTGCATGGGCTTACAGGCCCGGTTAATGGAAAAGTTTATGCAGACGTAATGCCCGCATTGGGGGCTAATAGCGATAAGTATATCGCATCTGTTTTAAGCTATATACGTAACGATTTTGGCAATAAGGCAAAAACTGTGACAGTGGAAGAGGTAAAAAAGATACGCGAAGCAACCATTGGCCGGACCAAAAGCTGGACGATAGATGAATTAAATGCGCTTAATCCATCCGCGCCCAACATAAAAAAATAAATAAGAATTTGTTTTAAAGGGTGTTATGTAAAAATAAATAAAAACATTTCTTAAATAAATGAATATTCACTTATATTTGTGACGATTAACTATGCGTACAAGAAATATTGATAAGGAACAGTTGGTAAAGCAAAAGGCCATTGAAAGTATTGTTAAATATGGTTTTGAGGGCTTTAGTATGAATAAACTGGCAAAGGCCTGCGGTATATCAGTAGCCACGCTATACATTTATTACAAGGACCGGGACGATTTGATTTTAAGTATAGCGCTGGAGGAAGGCGATAAAATGGGCGATGCGATGATAAAAAGCCTGGACCCGGAAAGCTCATTTGAAGAAGGGTTGAGGGTACAATGGAAGAATCGTTATAAGTATATGATTGAAAACCCTTTGCTGGGGAATTTTTTTGATCAGATACGAAGTTCGAGCTACCAGGTACAGTTTGCAGATATTTTTCTGAAAAAGTTTAAATCCATTGTGGGGCGATTTATGGAGAATGTGGTAGCGAGGGGAGAAATTGATGAGATGCCATTTGAAGTTTACTGGTCGATAGCTTTTTCGCCTTTGTATGCATTAATAAAATTCCATATGGAAGGGACAAGTGTAGGGGGGAAGCCATTTACTATGACAGATGAAATACTTTGGAAAACATTTGATCTGGTGGTTAAGGCTTTAAAGAACTAATATTTTTTTTGAATTTAAATAAATGAATATTTATTTATGAACAATTTTGATCACATACTCATATTTAAAACAAACATACAATCGGCCAGGGATAAACTGGTATTGCACGAATTATTGGACAATGATAATGCCATAAGCGAGTGGAGCATAGATATGGAAGATGAAGATTGTGTGCTGCGTGTAGTAACATATTCGCTTCAGCATTATCAAATTATCGATCTGTTAAATGCCAAAGGCTATCTGTGCTGCGAATTAATTTAAACTAACACAACTATGGAACAACAAAAACAAGAAATGATACCTTTTACCGGCTACCAAAAATTAGTGATATTTTTGTTAGCCATTACACAATTTACAGTAATATTGGATTTTATGGTAATGTCGCCGCTGGGCGATATGCTGATGAAATCCATGAACCTTAAACCCTCTGCCTTTGGCGTGGCCGTATCGGCTTATGCATTTAGTGCGGGTATATCCGGGCTGCTCACAGCCGGCTTTGCTGATAAATTCGATCGGAAAAAGCTATTGCTGTTTTTTTATATCGGCTTTATTGCAGGCAGCGTATTCTGTGGATTATCGCAAACCTATGTACAATTGGTAGCCTCCCGTATTATCACCGGGCTGTTTGGCGGCGTTATTGGTTCCATTTCTATGGCCATCATAACCGATCTGTTTGCTTTACAACAACGCGGGCGCGTAATGGGATTTCTGCAAATGGGTTTCGGCGCCAGCCAGGTTTTAGGTATCCCAATTGGTTTATACCTGGCTAATTTAATGGGTTGGGAAGCACCGTTTTTTATGGTAGCAGGGCTGGCAATTATCGTCGCCATTATTATTATGATTAAAATGGCCCCTATTGTTAAACACCTGGAAATTCAGCGCGACAAATCAGCTTTTGTTCACTTGTGGCATACCGTTGCAAAACGCGATTATCGCATTGGTTTTACCGCAACAGCGTTATTATCAATAGGTGGTTTTATGATGATGCCTTTTGGCAGCGCCTTTGCTATTAATAACCTGGGGATAACTAACGAACAATTACCGGTATTATTTATGATATCGGGTGTAAGCTCGTTATTTATTATGCCGGTGATAGGTCGCTTAAGTGATAAAATAAGCAAGTTTAAACTATTTGTGGGGGCATCAATATGGATGATGGTGATGTGTGTGGTCTATACTAATCTATCGGTTACTCCTTTCTTTTTAGTGATTGTATTAAATATTTTGATGATGATGGGGATCATGAGCCGTATGATACCTTCATCGGCTCTGACCAGCGCCGTGCCGGATATGGCCGACCGTGGCGCCTTTATGAGCATTAACTCATCACTACAGCAAATTGCCGGGGGCATAGCAGCCGCGGTTTCAGGAATAATAGTTGTTCAGCCATTTAAGGGGGCGCCGCTTCAAAATTATAATATTGTGGGCTATGTAATTGTAGGTATTTCCGTTATTAGCATGTTGCTTATGTCACGTGTTAGCGAACTTGTCCGCAAAAAAACAGCTAATAAACCAGCTGCCGTAAAAGAAGGGGATGTAGTTATCAGTGAGGGGTTTTAATAGCTTACCACAGAAAAACAAAGCCCCGTAATTTAATTGCAGGGCTTTGTTGATTTTAGGATACTGTACTTCGGTATAAATATTTTTCTTGTAAAAACACGGGCAACTATACTGCAAAAATTGCCGTAATAACTTTAAGTAATACCAATGCTTAAAGCATTTTATGAGGCAATTCATAACGTCACTATTTAAAATACTAACCCCTAACGAGAAAAACCGTTTGTTTATAATGGCCGGTTTCGACCTGCTGATGGGTTTGGCTGACGTGGTTTTTCTGATAGCTTTGGTATTTATCATCCGGGTGTATACCAGTGGTGTACCGGTTTCTTCCTCCCTAACTTATTATAGCGCGCTTGCTAATGCCAACCCCATAACAGTTACCGGGTTATTCCTGTTGCTGTTTTTTATTAAAAATATGGCTGGCGTATGGCTGTCAAAAAAACAACATAGTTTTGTTTATAGTGTAGCATCCCGCTTGTCGGGCGACCATATAAACAACTACTTACAAGGAAGTTATACCGATTTTGTTAATGTAGATTCATCAGTCCGTATCAGGCAAATAGGGCAGGTGCCTATTGAATTTGGTCATTACGTACTAACCAATTTTCAGCAGATCATTGCGCAGGGGGTATTGATCTTTTTCACCGTTGCGGCAATACTGCTGTATCATCCGGTTTTATTTGTTTTATTACTTATACTGTTATTTCCACCGGTTGTATTGCTGGGCTGGTTTATTAAAGGCAAGCTTAAAAGCGTCCGCGCGCAAATAAAAGAATGCAGCGCCAGGGTGATCCAATATTTACAGGAATCATTATCAGGTTATGTGGAGAGTAATATCTATCATAAAAACAGCTTTTTTGTAAACCGTTATTCCCGGCAACAATCTCAGCTAAACCAAACACTGGCCGCACAGCAAACCTTACAAGGCATGTCATCGCGGTTTGTAGAGGTTTTTGCCCTGCTGGGCTTTTTTATCCTTATTGTTATCAATAAATGGTTTGGCGGTAAAACAACTATCGATGTGCTGACCATCGGCATATTTATGGCGGCAGCCTACAAAATTATTCCGGGCGTGGTAAAAATACTAAACTGTGCTGGGCAAATGCGTACGTATAGCTTTACGTTACAGCAACTATCCGGTACACATTCTACTACCATGCCCGAACCTGCAATAGCCGATACCCCCATTCAAAATATCAGCTTTAGTAATGTAGTATTTGGGTACAATGGCAACCCGGTAATCCGCGACTTAAGTTTTGAAGTAAATACCGGCGATTTTGCGGCTATCTCGGGTATATCCGGGCGTGGGAAAACTACTATTATTAACCTGTTATTAGGGTTTTTAAAGGAAGATGCAGGCACTATTCTTATAAATGATAAACCCGTTGATATGAAGCAGCGGCAAGTCTATTGGAACAGGATAGTTTACGTAAAGCAGCAAAGCTTTTTTATGAACGACACCATCTTAAAAAACATCACCCTGAGTGACGAAGGCTATAATGAAGATAATTTAAACGAAGCCTTGCACATTAGCGGGTTAGACATGTTTTTAAACGAATACCCCGAAGGAGTGCATAAAATGATACACGAACACGGTAAAAATATTAGCGGCGGCCAGCGCCAGCGGATAGCTTTAGCACGTGCCCTTTATCACGAGTGTGATCTATTGATCCTGGACGAACCCTTCAGTGAAATAGATGAAGCTGCCGGGCGGCAAATACTCAACAGGATCAGGAATGTTAAGCACGATAAAATAGTGCTATTTATAACGCATAATAAAACCAGTTTATCATTTTGTAATAAAACCATATCACCATATGCTGCCTAAGCCTCCCATATTGGTTATACTAACGCCCGGTTTCCCTGAAAGCGAAGCCGATACTACCTGCCTGCCTTTACAGCAGGCCCTGGTAAAAGCTATTAAGGAAGATCACCCGGGCATAAATCCGCAGGTGCTATCGTTTGAATACCCGTTCAAAGCCCGTAATTACACATACCATGGTGTCCCGGTACAGGCATTTGGTGGCAGGAACAAAGGGAAATTGTTCAGGCTATATAACTGGCTAAAGGTGTGGATGGCTTTGACCAAATTGAAAAAAGATTACGAAATAATTGGGCTGCTCAGCTTTTGGTTAGGCGAATGTGCTTTTATAGGCGAGCAGTTTGCAAGGCTGCACCGGCTTAAACATTATTGCTGGATGCTGGGACAGGATGCGCGGTTCGATAATAAATACTTTACCCTTGCAGGGATAGATAGCAACAGACTGGTGGCCATATCTGATTTTTTGGTAAGTAATATGGAAACCAATTATGATGTCACTCCTAAACATGTGATACCAGGTGGGATTGATCAATCGAAGTTTGAAGAGAACGATTGTGAGCGTACTATTGATATAATTGGGGTAGGCTCCTTGATCCCGCTAAAACAATATCATCTTTTTTTAGATGTAATTTGCCGGTTAAGACGCCGTTTTCCCAATATTAAAGCTGTAATATGCGGCGCAGGCCCCGAGCGGGCCAGGTTAATGCGTATGATCTATAAGCTGAAAATACAAACAAATGTTACCCTTGTTGAAGAACTGCCACACCCGCAGGTGTTGGCCATGATGCAGCAATCTAAAGTGCTTTTGCATACCAGTAATTATGAAGGCCTGGTAATGGTAGCACCCGAAGCTTTGGCTGCCGGAGCAAAGGTGGTAAGCCTGTTGCGCCTGATGGATAAAGATATCCCGAACTGGGAGATAGCTGAAAATACGCATGATGCAGCAGAAATAATTACCGGTATATTAACTGATGCCAATGTTGAATATACACCCGTAGTACCTTTTAAAATTGAAGATACCGCCGCGCAGTTTGTAAAACTTTATACCGAAAGCAATGTAGTAGCTATTTCGCGGAAACGGCTGGCAATAGCATTAAAAGATAAGGTAGCCTTATAGTGCGCTAATGTATATTCCCTTTTTGCAGAGGTATCTATCTGTTGGGTTTGTATTAAAGCGGTTAACACCCCCCCTGCATCGCCCGGCTCGAATAGCATGCCGCATTTGCCATTATCGGTTATCATTTTAAAGGAATCGATAGCAGTAACAATAGGTATACACCCGCAAGACATAGCTTCGCACAAGGCCGTTCCGCTGCCTTCATAAAAAGAGCACGAAATAATATAATCGGCGCTGTTATACCAGTACAAAAGATCGGCATGCGGCACCTGGCCAATTAATTTGATATTGTTTTTTTGGCTCGGATGTTTGGCTAACTCTATCAGGATATCCTCCAGCAATTCATCGGTTTGATAGATCATATAAAGTTTTGCGAGTGGCTGAACTGAAGCATATTGTAAAAAAGCCCTTACAGCGGTTAACGGATCTTTGTTTGCATTTAAACGGCCAACCCAAAGAAATACCGGCTGGCCTGCAACTGCTGTTTTAGATTGGGCAATTTCTTTATTGATAACTTTAAAATCTGACGATACTTCCATTACCTCGTGCAGCTTTTTAGCTGATGCCAGGTTGCCTTTTTGTACCCAGCGCAACCCCATTGGTTTTGAAGCAAACATATAAGCATGCACGCCACGGTCGGCTATGCGCTGCAGCTGTTTTTTTATACCGGTAAATGGCTGTTCTGCATGGTTTTGGACTATGATTTTTACATGCGGGCTTAACATTAAACGCAATTGTATTATCTGCAAAGGAAAATGCAAACCCTGTATAACTACTACATCAGGACTAAGGCTACGGATAAACCGGTGAAGTTTGGACGGAAAACGCCGTTCATGATTGCTGTAACGTTTAAAATAATATTTAACCCCGTTGTTTACGGCTTCGCCTTCATAATCAATCTGTTCAATACTAATCACCGTGTCGGTTACGGCCAGCGCTTCCAGGGTGCCCAAATAAAAACCGATATGCTTTATCCAGGCATGCGGGTCGGTAAATCCCGGGGAATATACATAGCTGGCAAAAACAAATTTCATTAGCGCAATATTGTGGTTGTTAACTGGCGGTAACCGGAAATTGTATATGGTGATGGTAGGCTTGTATCTGCTTCATTAATCCGGGTAAATCGCCATATACATACTTGTATACCTTGTTTATCATTATCTTACTATAACGGCTTTTATCAATACTATCCAACTGACTGTAAAGCATTTCATCAAACAGGCGGATATTCCCCTTGCTCATCACCAACAGAATGTCTGCCGGGTCTACATCAAACAAGCTGTTCATGGTGCTTTGACCGTTCTTTAAACGCGCCACCACTAAATCGGCATCGTTGCCGGGCGCAATTACACCGCTGTTTATGCCCCAAACCTTTGCCGGGTTGGTGGTTAAATTGGCCAATAGTTCTTTGTCCGACAGGTAGGTGGTTTTCCGG of the Mucilaginibacter boryungensis genome contains:
- the pelA gene encoding pectate lyase, with amino-acid sequence MKYNTPLIKVVFGSIILTVLNTVFISKALSQNQAKTYAYTRVDPAPFADNAGHWYAIFDKKNIINARPGRPKYDATEITNIADNILLFQKSNGGWPKNYDIFAKLTNDQKDSVSAARNELNTTYDNGSTYTQIAVLANVYTVTKNEKYKTGALKGFDFILKSQYKNGGWPQYYPLENNYSRCITLNDGVFEGIMRLLKDVQDDKPEYAFIDAKYRAKLAAAYNNGLQCLLKMQINDNGKPTAWCQQHDEVTLQPAWARKFEPPSISNGESSGIVLFLMSIDHPQKGVIDAVQNAVNWFQESKIYNTRVKSIPAPRMVTPFRVSTGDRVVVTDTTAPPIWTRYYELKTHRPLFCNRDSKVVYSLAEVDRERRDGYGWYTYAPQKVLDQYPTWQKKWAADNNVLEKK
- a CDS encoding DUF7133 domain-containing protein yields the protein MNTRKLLLAASLIAVSILVITCKNLRNGRSGHYQSQILRDAAGNVIVNPHPANTYLSPQESMQNFVLPKGYHMQLVASEPMISKPVAIVWDGNGAMYVAEMNTYMEDVDGTGESNRTCKIKKLEDTNGDGVMDKATVFIDSLLLPRMIMTLDDRLLVNETYSNNIYSYRDTKGTGHADEKKLVYRNDVVSTANLEHQKSGLVWNIDNRIYVTYDDLRYKYANGKLDAEKLHENAGGQWGLATDDYGRIFYSVAGAENPASNFHQNPFYGRLDIKDQFNEFFQEPWPIIATPDVQGGVKRLRPDSTLNHFTGCNGQSIYRGDKLPADLKGDYILCEPVGRLVRRAKVIDNDGKITLENAYYKKEFIASADVNFRPVNSATGPDGCLYIVDMYNGIIQESNWTKEGSYLRPQILRKGLEKHTGRGRIYRVVYDGIKPLKTRPNMLNEPGSALVKYLSHPNGWWRDNAQKLLVIRGERSVVPALNQLAANSQNTIARIHALWTLNGLNSLSDDLLFASLKDKDTHLRKTAVWIAEDRMRIDKAVLPQLALLKDDPSADVRFQLSLTLRYNETVEAQDLEKYLIQHYPNDQVMIASNTKYTDAIIAKKKRDEAERLLKETDRLLVNNGAIIFKTLCATCHGLDGKGIAIGGKEMPAPPLAGAPDVNGSPEKLVRILLHGLTGPVNGKVYADVMPALGANSDKYIASVLSYIRNDFGNKAKTVTVEEVKKIREATIGRTKSWTIDELNALNPSAPNIKK
- a CDS encoding TetR/AcrR family transcriptional regulator — translated: MRTRNIDKEQLVKQKAIESIVKYGFEGFSMNKLAKACGISVATLYIYYKDRDDLILSIALEEGDKMGDAMIKSLDPESSFEEGLRVQWKNRYKYMIENPLLGNFFDQIRSSSYQVQFADIFLKKFKSIVGRFMENVVARGEIDEMPFEVYWSIAFSPLYALIKFHMEGTSVGGKPFTMTDEILWKTFDLVVKALKN
- a CDS encoding MFS transporter, which translates into the protein MEQQKQEMIPFTGYQKLVIFLLAITQFTVILDFMVMSPLGDMLMKSMNLKPSAFGVAVSAYAFSAGISGLLTAGFADKFDRKKLLLFFYIGFIAGSVFCGLSQTYVQLVASRIITGLFGGVIGSISMAIITDLFALQQRGRVMGFLQMGFGASQVLGIPIGLYLANLMGWEAPFFMVAGLAIIVAIIIMIKMAPIVKHLEIQRDKSAFVHLWHTVAKRDYRIGFTATALLSIGGFMMMPFGSAFAINNLGITNEQLPVLFMISGVSSLFIMPVIGRLSDKISKFKLFVGASIWMMVMCVVYTNLSVTPFFLVIVLNILMMMGIMSRMIPSSALTSAVPDMADRGAFMSINSSLQQIAGGIAAAVSGIIVVQPFKGAPLQNYNIVGYVIVGISVISMLLMSRVSELVRKKTANKPAAVKEGDVVISEGF
- a CDS encoding ATP-binding cassette domain-containing protein → MRQFITSLFKILTPNEKNRLFIMAGFDLLMGLADVVFLIALVFIIRVYTSGVPVSSSLTYYSALANANPITVTGLFLLLFFIKNMAGVWLSKKQHSFVYSVASRLSGDHINNYLQGSYTDFVNVDSSVRIRQIGQVPIEFGHYVLTNFQQIIAQGVLIFFTVAAILLYHPVLFVLLLILLFPPVVLLGWFIKGKLKSVRAQIKECSARVIQYLQESLSGYVESNIYHKNSFFVNRYSRQQSQLNQTLAAQQTLQGMSSRFVEVFALLGFFILIVINKWFGGKTTIDVLTIGIFMAAAYKIIPGVVKILNCAGQMRTYSFTLQQLSGTHSTTMPEPAIADTPIQNISFSNVVFGYNGNPVIRDLSFEVNTGDFAAISGISGRGKTTIINLLLGFLKEDAGTILINDKPVDMKQRQVYWNRIVYVKQQSFFMNDTILKNITLSDEGYNEDNLNEALHISGLDMFLNEYPEGVHKMIHEHGKNISGGQRQRIALARALYHECDLLILDEPFSEIDEAAGRQILNRIRNVKHDKIVLFITHNKTSLSFCNKTISPYAA
- a CDS encoding glycosyltransferase, which translates into the protein MLPKPPILVILTPGFPESEADTTCLPLQQALVKAIKEDHPGINPQVLSFEYPFKARNYTYHGVPVQAFGGRNKGKLFRLYNWLKVWMALTKLKKDYEIIGLLSFWLGECAFIGEQFARLHRLKHYCWMLGQDARFDNKYFTLAGIDSNRLVAISDFLVSNMETNYDVTPKHVIPGGIDQSKFEENDCERTIDIIGVGSLIPLKQYHLFLDVICRLRRRFPNIKAVICGAGPERARLMRMIYKLKIQTNVTLVEELPHPQVLAMMQQSKVLLHTSNYEGLVMVAPEALAAGAKVVSLLRLMDKDIPNWEIAENTHDAAEIITGILTDANVEYTPVVPFKIEDTAAQFVKLYTESNVVAISRKRLAIALKDKVAL
- a CDS encoding glycosyltransferase family 4 protein; the protein is MKFVFASYVYSPGFTDPHAWIKHIGFYLGTLEALAVTDTVISIEQIDYEGEAVNNGVKYYFKRYSNHERRFPSKLHRFIRSLSPDVVVIQGLHFPLQIIQLRLMLSPHVKIIVQNHAEQPFTGIKKQLQRIADRGVHAYMFASKPMGLRWVQKGNLASAKKLHEVMEVSSDFKVINKEIAQSKTAVAGQPVFLWVGRLNANKDPLTAVRAFLQYASVQPLAKLYMIYQTDELLEDILIELAKHPSQKNNIKLIGQVPHADLLYWYNSADYIISCSFYEGSGTALCEAMSCGCIPIVTAIDSFKMITDNGKCGMLFEPGDAGGVLTALIQTQQIDTSAKREYTLAHYKATLSFNAIASRFREIATTLLSV